A single Altererythrobacter sp. BO-6 DNA region contains:
- a CDS encoding AMP-binding protein, protein MLIYMPNSPEAVIAMLACARIGAIHSVVFGGFAAPELASRIDDAEPKVVLAASCGIEGAKVLPYQPILRDAYAIARHSPVATVYWQRDEQIADLSADADHDWAELLSKAKAVECVPVAATDPLYILYTSGTTGQPKGIVRDTGGHLVTLNWSMDGIYSCPPGEAFWAASDVGWVVGHSYICYAPLLHRNPSVIFEGKPVGTPDAGIFWRIMAKHRVRSFFTAPTALRAIKQIDPQGALADGHDLANLKAVFLAGERTDPDTLEWTARLLQVPVVDHWWQTETGSAITANPLGIEQLPIKPGSSTLPMPGWNLACVDEQGETVAPGESGAIVARMPLPPGFAPTLWNAPERYRQAYLERFPGNYLTGDAGFFDEDGYLHVMARIDDVMNVAGHRLSSSAMEEVLAAHPAVAECAVIGMADALKGQVPVGFVVLKAGANVSAEVLAVELVAAVRAQIGPVAAFKRVHVLPKLPKTRSGKILRKTIREIADGEEPKIPPTIEDRSVLANIEAIFA, encoded by the coding sequence GTGCTGATCTACATGCCCAATTCGCCCGAGGCCGTGATTGCCATGCTCGCCTGCGCGCGGATCGGCGCGATCCATTCGGTCGTGTTCGGCGGATTTGCCGCGCCAGAACTCGCAAGCCGGATCGACGATGCAGAACCCAAAGTGGTGCTTGCCGCAAGCTGCGGGATCGAAGGCGCGAAAGTGCTGCCCTACCAGCCGATCCTGCGCGATGCCTATGCGATCGCGCGGCACTCGCCCGTAGCAACCGTCTATTGGCAACGCGACGAGCAAATTGCCGATCTTTCAGCGGATGCGGACCATGACTGGGCCGAATTGCTCAGCAAGGCAAAGGCCGTGGAATGCGTTCCGGTCGCCGCAACCGATCCGCTCTATATCCTTTATACCTCGGGCACGACCGGCCAGCCCAAGGGCATTGTGCGCGATACCGGCGGGCACCTCGTCACACTCAACTGGAGCATGGACGGCATCTACAGCTGCCCACCGGGCGAGGCGTTCTGGGCCGCCAGCGATGTCGGCTGGGTCGTGGGCCATAGCTACATCTGCTATGCGCCGCTGCTGCACCGCAATCCGAGCGTTATCTTCGAAGGCAAGCCGGTCGGCACGCCTGATGCAGGCATCTTCTGGCGGATCATGGCAAAGCACCGCGTGCGCAGCTTTTTCACCGCGCCCACGGCGCTGCGCGCCATCAAGCAGATCGACCCGCAGGGCGCGCTGGCCGATGGACATGACCTGGCCAACCTCAAGGCCGTGTTCCTGGCGGGCGAGCGGACCGACCCCGATACGCTGGAATGGACCGCCAGGCTGCTCCAAGTCCCAGTAGTTGACCATTGGTGGCAGACCGAGACTGGCAGCGCGATTACCGCAAACCCTCTTGGGATAGAACAACTGCCAATCAAGCCGGGATCATCAACCTTACCGATGCCCGGCTGGAACCTCGCCTGTGTCGACGAACAAGGCGAAACCGTCGCGCCCGGCGAAAGCGGCGCAATCGTTGCCCGCATGCCCCTGCCGCCCGGTTTCGCGCCTACGCTATGGAACGCCCCCGAGCGCTACCGGCAGGCCTATCTCGAGCGGTTCCCCGGCAACTATCTGACTGGAGATGCGGGCTTCTTCGACGAGGACGGCTATCTTCATGTCATGGCGCGGATCGACGATGTCATGAATGTTGCCGGACACAGGCTGTCATCGTCCGCCATGGAAGAGGTTCTGGCCGCGCATCCGGCCGTCGCGGAGTGTGCTGTTATCGGCATGGCAGACGCGCTCAAAGGGCAAGTCCCGGTCGGCTTCGTCGTTTTGAAGGCAGGCGCAAATGTCTCGGCCGAAGTGCTTGCGGTGGAGCTGGTTGCAGCGGTGCGTGCGCAAATCGGCCCGGTCGCCGCTTTCAAGCGTGTGCATGTTCTGCCCAAACTGCCCAAGACCCGCTCAGGCAAGATCCTGCGCAAGACCATCCGCGAAATCGCCGATGGGGAAGAGCCGAAGATCCCGCCGACCATCGAGGACCGCAGCGTGCTGGCAAACATCGAGGCAATTTTCGCATGA
- a CDS encoding isocitrate lyase/PEP mutase family protein — translation MTGVSSQSAAAQLRHMLDTQDVVVAPGIYDHMSLLLAQAAGHKALYASGYWGTASALGEADVGIAGMSDFASVFGRFAARAKVPVIADADTGFGSLTNLRRAVQLYSHAGIAAMQIEDQPFPKICGHVGRATSVPSQEMVKRMQVAVEAREGGEMLIIARTDARRSEGLNSAIDRLAAYAEAGADVLFIEAPESEEEIAQAAGALAKPLMINAAHGGFTPILSPSGYAKLGARLVIYPAGAPLSALGAAAKFYAGLAADNANPSHDAMFDFKEISRLLGMEEIVAFQDRHGSA, via the coding sequence ATGACCGGAGTATCGTCACAAAGCGCAGCGGCACAATTGCGGCACATGCTCGATACGCAAGATGTGGTCGTTGCCCCGGGCATCTATGACCATATGAGCCTGCTGCTGGCGCAAGCGGCGGGGCACAAGGCGCTCTACGCTTCGGGCTACTGGGGCACCGCGTCGGCACTTGGCGAAGCCGATGTCGGGATTGCGGGAATGAGCGATTTCGCGTCCGTCTTCGGGCGCTTTGCCGCCCGCGCCAAAGTGCCGGTCATCGCCGATGCCGACACCGGTTTTGGCAGCCTAACCAATTTGCGGCGCGCGGTGCAGCTTTATTCGCATGCCGGCATTGCCGCGATGCAGATCGAAGACCAGCCTTTCCCCAAGATTTGCGGCCATGTCGGGCGTGCAACTTCGGTGCCGTCGCAAGAGATGGTGAAGCGCATGCAAGTGGCGGTGGAAGCGCGCGAGGGCGGCGAGATGCTGATCATCGCGCGCACCGATGCCAGGCGCAGCGAAGGCCTAAATTCCGCCATTGATCGCCTGGCTGCCTATGCCGAAGCGGGTGCCGATGTGCTGTTCATCGAAGCACCGGAAAGCGAAGAGGAGATCGCGCAGGCCGCAGGCGCGCTCGCCAAACCGCTGATGATCAATGCCGCGCACGGCGGCTTTACGCCGATCCTTTCGCCTTCTGGATATGCCAAGCTGGGAGCAAGGCTGGTGATCTATCCGGCCGGCGCGCCCCTGTCTGCCCTTGGCGCAGCGGCAAAATTCTACGCCGGACTCGCCGCAGACAATGCCAACCCGTCACACGACGCGATGTTCGACTTCAAGGAAATCTCGCGCCTGCTCGGGATGGAAGAGATCGTAGCCTTCCAGGATCGACACGGGAGCGCCTGA
- a CDS encoding alcohol dehydrogenase catalytic domain-containing protein, with translation MPREIRAAVCDGGGASPRIETLLLDDPAADEVVVEIKAAGICHTDLGIAQWRRSPTRVRP, from the coding sequence ATGCCTCGCGAAATCAGAGCGGCGGTGTGCGATGGCGGCGGCGCTTCGCCAAGGATCGAAACGCTGCTCTTGGACGATCCGGCAGCCGACGAAGTCGTTGTCGAGATCAAGGCCGCAGGCATTTGCCACACCGATCTCGGCATTGCCCAATGGAGGCGATCGCCCACGCGTGTTCGGCCATGA
- a CDS encoding zinc-binding dehydrogenase, translated as MFGHEGAGVVVETGSAVTKFQKGDRVIATFGSCGACANCQGGHPAYCFDGIALNIEGMRAAGRPALTRPDGSEVSGAFFQQSSFATHAIATERNLVRIPDGLDMVTAAPLGCGIQTGAGAVFNQLGAKEGRPLLVIGAGAVGLAAIMAGRIIGCDPIVAVELMPARRELALALGATQALDGAESDWVAQVRSITQGGASAALDTAGTQATFEGSLAAIHSGGTLGVLTLPGPFDAPISHPGGLDFMTKTIVGVIEGDAVPQTFLPLLIAHHAAGDLPVDRLIRTYPFEKISEAFADAAAGRTIKPVLTFGDEC; from the coding sequence GTGTTCGGCCATGAAGGTGCGGGCGTCGTGGTAGAGACAGGCTCTGCCGTCACGAAATTCCAAAAGGGCGACCGCGTGATCGCCACATTCGGTTCCTGCGGCGCATGCGCCAATTGCCAGGGCGGCCATCCTGCCTATTGTTTTGACGGGATTGCGCTCAATATCGAAGGAATGCGGGCGGCTGGCCGACCGGCTCTTACCCGACCTGACGGCAGCGAAGTAAGCGGCGCTTTTTTCCAGCAAAGCAGCTTTGCCACGCACGCGATCGCGACCGAGCGCAACCTTGTCCGCATTCCCGACGGGCTCGACATGGTCACCGCGGCCCCGCTCGGTTGCGGCATCCAGACCGGCGCGGGCGCGGTTTTCAACCAGCTCGGCGCGAAGGAAGGGCGCCCTCTGCTGGTCATTGGAGCAGGCGCCGTAGGCCTCGCGGCGATCATGGCTGGCCGCATTATCGGATGCGACCCGATCGTGGCGGTGGAGCTGATGCCTGCGCGCCGCGAATTGGCGCTGGCTTTGGGAGCGACCCAAGCGCTTGACGGGGCTGAGAGCGACTGGGTTGCGCAAGTGCGATCCATCACCCAGGGAGGCGCATCGGCGGCGCTGGACACTGCCGGCACACAAGCGACTTTCGAAGGATCGCTCGCCGCCATTCATAGCGGCGGGACGCTTGGTGTGCTGACCTTGCCCGGACCATTCGACGCACCGATTTCGCATCCCGGCGGGCTCGATTTCATGACCAAGACGATTGTCGGTGTGATCGAAGGCGATGCAGTACCGCAAACGTTTCTGCCGCTGCTGATCGCGCATCACGCCGCCGGTGACCTGCCGGTCGATCGGTTGATCCGAACCTATCCTTTCGAGAAAATCAGCGAAGCGTTTGCGGACGCCGCCGCAGGGCGCACAATCAAACCTGTCCTGACCTTTGGAGACGAATGCTGA
- a CDS encoding FAD-dependent oxidoreductase, with amino-acid sequence MGEVSVIRTNSVDTIIDIPVVIIGGGGTGLCAALAVRDAGVDVVVIERDSQPMGTTSMSTGLIPGAGSKIQRAKDIDDSPELFAKDIAGKAKGLVDAALVAHLAAESGPTIDWLVDKHGLDLSLVEGFTYPGHSALRMHGMPSRSGGELMGALASACEDAGVDILTNSLVDTIYVNNDDRVIAVAATHPDGATDVIGCEALILACCGFAGNQAMVRELIPELEHATFHGHPGNKGHAIAWGKELGAAMADLSAYQGHAGLAAGYGIPILWPLITEGGIQVNRAGQRFANEAAGYSEQAVEVLKQDGHVAWSIYDEQRHEIMKQFDDYQQAMSAGCLHSADSLTELAAKIGVDATGLEASIAETHELIASGERDQFGRSFAGKAPLSAPFYAVKVTGALFHTQGGLEVDQHARVRKASGGIMPNLYAGGGAARGISGPGADGYMAGNGLLTATTLGRLAGEHAASLVRDKAN; translated from the coding sequence ATGGGCGAGGTAAGCGTCATCCGGACCAATTCGGTCGATACCATTATCGACATCCCGGTTGTCATTATCGGCGGCGGCGGGACCGGCCTGTGCGCTGCCCTCGCCGTGCGCGATGCCGGGGTCGATGTGGTCGTGATCGAACGCGACAGCCAGCCGATGGGTACGACTTCCATGTCGACCGGGCTGATACCCGGCGCAGGCAGCAAGATCCAGCGCGCCAAGGATATTGACGACAGCCCCGAATTGTTCGCCAAAGACATCGCCGGCAAGGCCAAGGGGCTGGTGGATGCCGCTCTTGTCGCACATCTTGCGGCGGAATCAGGGCCAACGATCGACTGGCTGGTGGACAAGCACGGCCTTGACCTGAGTCTGGTCGAAGGTTTTACCTATCCCGGGCACAGCGCGTTGCGGATGCATGGGATGCCGAGCCGATCGGGCGGCGAACTGATGGGCGCGCTTGCCAGCGCGTGCGAGGATGCGGGCGTCGATATCCTCACCAACAGCCTGGTCGACACAATCTATGTCAATAATGATGACAGGGTGATCGCTGTTGCCGCTACGCATCCCGACGGCGCAACCGATGTTATCGGCTGCGAGGCGCTTATCCTTGCCTGCTGTGGCTTTGCCGGCAACCAGGCGATGGTGCGCGAACTTATACCCGAGCTAGAACATGCGACCTTCCACGGCCATCCGGGGAACAAGGGCCACGCGATTGCCTGGGGTAAGGAACTCGGGGCAGCGATGGCGGATCTCAGCGCCTATCAGGGCCATGCCGGTCTGGCTGCGGGCTATGGCATTCCCATTCTCTGGCCGCTTATCACCGAAGGAGGCATACAGGTCAACCGGGCTGGCCAGCGCTTCGCCAATGAAGCGGCCGGCTATTCCGAGCAGGCGGTCGAGGTGCTCAAACAAGACGGTCATGTCGCATGGAGCATCTATGACGAACAGCGGCATGAGATCATGAAGCAGTTTGACGACTATCAGCAGGCGATGTCCGCCGGATGCCTTCATTCAGCCGATAGCCTGACCGAGCTCGCGGCAAAGATCGGTGTCGATGCCACCGGACTGGAGGCCAGCATTGCTGAAACCCATGAGCTGATCGCAAGCGGCGAGCGCGACCAATTTGGCCGCAGCTTTGCAGGCAAGGCTCCGCTTAGTGCGCCCTTTTACGCCGTGAAGGTGACCGGGGCCCTGTTCCACACTCAGGGCGGTCTCGAAGTCGATCAGCATGCCCGCGTGCGCAAAGCATCAGGCGGCATTATGCCCAATCTCTATGCCGGAGGCGGGGCCGCCCGTGGCATCTCCGGGCCGGGTGCAGATGGATATATGGCGGGAAATGGCTTGTTGACGGCGACCACGCTCGGCAGGCTTGCCGGCGAGCACGCAGCCAGCCTTGTCCGCGATAAAGCTAACTGA
- a CDS encoding IclR family transcriptional regulator C-terminal domain-containing protein, translating into MERGVPIRSISRGLAVLAAVNRDGPISMMGIARAAQVPYPTACRIIQTLLHEGLVEKEPARKRYRVTSLVHTLSTGYQEEDQLVSAARRHIEDLCHAVGWPISIATRVGTRMMVRDSTHKMTSLTFSHYFPGYTLPIAECATGKVHLAFCDEQEREAILDGLKAIETDASQMGLVLMGDDFMLNKIRRDGYALQIRNVYNADPGKTSSIAVPLMDQNDRLIGSLALIFFASAMKGDEAVEKYLEPMQQTAQAIRASLAQEHPIS; encoded by the coding sequence ATGGAACGAGGGGTGCCGATCAGATCGATAAGCCGCGGCCTGGCGGTCCTGGCGGCGGTCAATCGTGATGGGCCGATTTCCATGATGGGCATCGCGCGCGCGGCGCAAGTTCCCTACCCAACGGCTTGCCGGATCATCCAGACCTTGCTCCATGAAGGGCTGGTCGAAAAGGAACCGGCTCGCAAAAGATATCGGGTGACCTCGCTGGTCCATACCTTGTCGACCGGTTACCAGGAAGAGGACCAACTCGTTTCCGCCGCCCGGCGACACATCGAAGACTTATGCCATGCGGTCGGCTGGCCGATTTCCATCGCGACGCGTGTCGGCACGCGCATGATGGTGCGCGATTCTACACACAAGATGACCTCGCTGACCTTTTCACACTACTTCCCCGGTTACACCTTGCCGATTGCCGAATGTGCGACCGGGAAGGTGCATTTGGCGTTTTGCGATGAGCAGGAACGTGAGGCGATCCTGGATGGCCTGAAGGCGATCGAGACCGATGCGTCCCAGATGGGACTTGTGCTGATGGGCGACGACTTCATGCTCAACAAGATCCGTCGCGATGGATATGCGCTGCAGATCCGCAACGTTTATAATGCTGATCCCGGCAAGACCTCTTCGATCGCGGTGCCCCTGATGGATCAGAATGATCGATTGATCGGCTCGCTGGCCCTGATCTTCTTTGCCAGTGCGATGAAGGGCGATGAAGCCGTCGAAAAGTATCTTGAGCCCATGCAGCAAACGGCGCAGGCGATCCGCGCATCCCTCGCGCAAGAACATCCAATCAGTTAG
- a CDS encoding CaiB/BaiF CoA-transferase family protein — MQDDLAGVLVVSLEQAVAAPYASSRLADAGARVIKVERPEGDFARNYDTMVNGESAYFVWLNRGKESLCIDLTESEDRALLLRMIGKADVFIENLKPGTLAKFGIDLDRLCEEHEGLIACSISGFGDEGPFSRLKAYDLIVQGETGLCSITGTPDGPARVGVSVCDIAAGMTAHAAILQALYRRERQGKGRRIRVSLFDALADWMNVPFLQYAYGGYENQRSGVNHPSIAPYGAFPTGDGKQVIFSVQNQREWRAFCEHVMGDADLADAPAFATNMERIANRAALEDLVRKRFVALDIEQVMALLEDSGIAYGRLNGIPELAEHPHLRRITVKAESGEVHLIAPGALYSDPASTRLPSVPKIGANSTPIRQEFAAD; from the coding sequence ATGCAGGATGACCTCGCAGGTGTGCTCGTCGTATCGCTGGAGCAGGCGGTCGCCGCACCTTATGCGAGTTCGCGGCTAGCGGACGCTGGCGCGCGAGTCATAAAAGTCGAACGGCCCGAAGGCGACTTCGCAAGAAACTACGACACAATGGTCAATGGCGAGAGCGCCTATTTCGTCTGGCTGAACCGAGGCAAGGAATCCTTGTGCATTGATCTGACGGAGAGCGAGGATCGCGCTCTGCTGTTGAGGATGATCGGCAAGGCAGATGTGTTTATCGAGAACCTGAAGCCCGGCACGCTGGCAAAGTTCGGGATCGATCTTGATCGGCTTTGCGAGGAACATGAAGGACTGATCGCCTGTTCCATCTCTGGCTTCGGCGACGAGGGGCCTTTCTCCCGGCTCAAAGCCTACGACTTGATTGTCCAGGGCGAAACCGGCCTGTGTTCAATAACCGGAACTCCTGATGGCCCCGCGAGGGTTGGCGTCTCCGTATGCGATATCGCTGCCGGAATGACGGCCCATGCTGCAATCCTGCAGGCGCTTTATCGGCGTGAGCGCCAGGGCAAGGGTCGGCGAATCCGCGTGTCATTGTTCGACGCTTTGGCTGACTGGATGAATGTGCCGTTCCTGCAATATGCCTATGGCGGGTACGAGAACCAGCGGAGCGGGGTGAATCACCCTTCGATCGCGCCATATGGCGCATTCCCCACCGGTGACGGGAAACAGGTGATCTTCTCGGTGCAGAACCAGCGCGAATGGCGTGCCTTTTGCGAACATGTCATGGGCGATGCCGATCTTGCTGATGCACCCGCCTTTGCCACCAATATGGAGCGGATCGCGAACCGTGCAGCGCTGGAAGACCTTGTCCGAAAGCGTTTCGTCGCGCTCGATATCGAACAGGTGATGGCGCTGCTGGAAGATAGCGGGATCGCCTATGGCCGCCTGAACGGCATCCCCGAGCTGGCCGAACATCCTCACTTGCGCCGCATTACCGTCAAGGCGGAAAGCGGCGAAGTGCATCTGATTGCACCCGGGGCGCTTTACAGCGATCCCGCTTCGACAAGGCTTCCTTCGGTGCCGAAGATTGGCGCAAACTCGACCCCGATCAGGCAGGAATTCGCCGCTGATTGA
- a CDS encoding methylaspartate ammonia-lyase — protein MKIADVLFAPARGAFFYDDQAAIRAGRTQDGMAYLGAPLTPGFVHVRQPSTALSIGLMLDDGTVVWGDMVSVQYSGAAGRDPLFDPARIEALCRNVLVPRLVGLDAAEGITNCGQALTFTETGRLPLAIEYGTSQALLKAAAHAQRLTLAETIADWLGLAPPTEPVPIFAQSGDERRSNVDTMILKQVDVLPHGLINSAEKFGPDGETFSDYVVWVAQRIAELGTPGYHPVLHFDVYGWVGLGIGTEPREVAEYIARVAGRVPDYTLNIECPVDYGDRAAQIENYAAIVEHVDALAGNAQIVADEHCNTLEDIEAFIAARAAHIIQIKTPDVGNLLDTARAIVAAREAGIGAYSGGTSAETDESARACVHVALAARASMMLAKPGMGVNEGIAIVGNEQARTLATIRARLGQGH, from the coding sequence GTGAAAATCGCCGATGTCCTTTTCGCACCAGCGAGAGGCGCCTTCTTCTATGACGATCAGGCCGCCATTCGCGCTGGCCGCACGCAGGATGGCATGGCCTATCTCGGCGCGCCCCTGACACCCGGCTTTGTACACGTACGCCAGCCGTCCACCGCGCTTTCCATCGGGCTCATGCTCGACGATGGCACGGTCGTCTGGGGTGACATGGTCAGCGTGCAATATTCGGGTGCCGCCGGGCGCGACCCGCTGTTCGATCCTGCCAGGATCGAAGCTTTGTGCCGCAATGTGCTGGTGCCGAGGCTTGTCGGGCTTGATGCGGCAGAGGGGATTACAAATTGCGGGCAGGCCCTCACGTTTACCGAAACTGGCCGTCTTCCGCTCGCGATCGAATATGGCACAAGTCAGGCGCTGCTCAAGGCAGCGGCGCATGCACAGCGACTAACCCTTGCGGAAACGATCGCAGACTGGCTCGGCTTAGCCCCGCCGACTGAACCTGTGCCGATCTTCGCACAAAGCGGGGACGAACGCCGCAGCAATGTCGACACCATGATCCTCAAGCAGGTCGATGTCTTGCCGCATGGATTGATCAATTCTGCGGAGAAGTTCGGGCCTGATGGCGAAACCTTCAGCGATTATGTGGTTTGGGTTGCGCAGCGGATCGCTGAACTGGGAACGCCCGGTTATCATCCGGTGCTACACTTTGATGTCTATGGCTGGGTAGGGCTGGGCATCGGGACTGAACCGCGCGAGGTCGCCGAGTATATTGCCAGGGTCGCCGGGCGCGTGCCGGATTACACCCTGAACATCGAATGCCCGGTCGATTACGGTGATCGTGCAGCGCAGATCGAGAATTACGCCGCCATCGTCGAACATGTCGATGCATTGGCCGGAAACGCCCAGATCGTTGCCGACGAGCATTGCAACACACTCGAAGATATTGAAGCGTTCATTGCCGCACGGGCCGCACATATCATCCAGATCAAGACCCCCGATGTCGGCAACTTGCTCGACACAGCGCGCGCCATTGTCGCAGCCCGCGAAGCCGGGATCGGCGCGTACAGCGGGGGCACGAGCGCAGAGACCGACGAATCCGCGCGTGCCTGCGTGCACGTCGCTCTTGCCGCACGAGCCAGCATGATGCTGGCCAAGCCCGGCATGGGCGTGAACGAGGGTATAGCCATCGTCGGCAATGAACAGGCGCGCACCCTTGCGACTATTCGCGCGCGGCTAGGGCAGGGGCACTAG
- a CDS encoding MFS transporter has protein sequence MAMVPSTGKVGLIPQLTWASGSFATGALFNAMALFALFFMTSVLGIGPAVAGTIILLARVYDGIIDPLIGAISDRTRHRWGARRIYLLIGALGLGASFIAFFNLSAMGVAGAQAGFLVTAILLLYSTAYSIFTIPYLAMPPEIAPGYDDRTRLMSFRVFFQLAGVMAGSVGAPALIEMSGGEQGGYQFMGLILGIAATGLCLIVFVGAAWLPQSERPQKTDHVDTLALLASPFTDMVKVIGNAPFRQLTVIKLCQLAVLSTVLACTPYFFGFVLKLGPAQIGQFYAVFGIAGIVSVPLYRWIIAKFGKRESYIALILLYAVALASWILWHPAEDSLFLFVRAVLIGSFSTGTLLCALAMLPDTMEYDRLQSGEAREGIMSGVWTFVENLAGALGPFIIGMLLQANGLIQSRDPLVEQPQAVLTAVHFGASIIPAVFCVIAVPILLRYRLDEAMLEQLRAKQT, from the coding sequence ATGGCAATGGTACCCTCGACCGGGAAGGTTGGCTTGATTCCGCAGTTGACCTGGGCCTCCGGATCGTTCGCCACAGGCGCCTTGTTCAACGCGATGGCGTTGTTCGCCTTGTTCTTCATGACGAGCGTTTTGGGAATCGGCCCTGCAGTTGCCGGGACAATCATCCTCCTCGCGCGCGTTTATGACGGGATCATCGACCCGCTGATCGGGGCGATCAGCGACCGGACAAGGCATCGCTGGGGGGCGCGCCGGATTTACCTGCTGATCGGCGCGCTGGGCCTGGGGGCCAGCTTCATCGCCTTCTTCAATCTGTCCGCGATGGGCGTTGCCGGAGCGCAGGCAGGCTTTCTGGTCACGGCAATACTCCTGCTCTATTCGACCGCCTATTCGATCTTCACCATACCCTATCTCGCGATGCCACCGGAGATCGCCCCGGGTTATGACGATCGCACGCGGCTGATGAGCTTTCGTGTGTTCTTCCAGCTTGCTGGTGTAATGGCTGGTTCGGTTGGCGCACCTGCCCTGATCGAGATGAGCGGGGGCGAGCAGGGTGGCTATCAGTTCATGGGCCTGATCCTGGGTATCGCTGCAACTGGCCTTTGCCTGATTGTATTCGTCGGTGCAGCATGGCTGCCGCAATCGGAGCGCCCCCAGAAAACCGACCATGTCGACACGCTGGCCCTGCTTGCCAGCCCGTTTACGGACATGGTCAAAGTGATCGGCAACGCTCCATTCCGGCAACTGACGGTGATCAAGCTTTGCCAGCTTGCCGTCCTCTCGACGGTGTTGGCATGTACACCGTACTTCTTCGGCTTCGTGCTAAAGCTTGGGCCTGCGCAGATCGGGCAGTTTTATGCCGTGTTCGGTATTGCCGGGATTGTCAGTGTACCGCTCTATCGCTGGATTATCGCCAAATTCGGGAAGCGCGAAAGCTATATCGCTTTGATACTTCTGTATGCCGTTGCGCTGGCCTCGTGGATCTTGTGGCATCCCGCTGAAGACAGCTTGTTTCTGTTTGTTAGGGCGGTGCTTATCGGGTCTTTTTCCACGGGCACCTTGCTTTGCGCCTTGGCAATGTTGCCTGACACAATGGAATATGATCGCCTGCAATCGGGCGAAGCGCGCGAAGGCATTATGAGCGGGGTCTGGACGTTCGTCGAAAACCTGGCCGGCGCGCTTGGTCCCTTCATTATCGGCATGCTGCTCCAGGCGAACGGATTGATTCAAAGCCGCGATCCTTTGGTCGAGCAGCCGCAGGCTGTGTTGACTGCGGTGCATTTCGGTGCGTCGATCATTCCCGCGGTATTCTGCGTTATCGCCGTGCCCATCCTGCTGCGATACCGGCTTGATGAAGCGATGCTTGAGCAATTGCGCGCGAAACAAACCTAG
- a CDS encoding PAP/fibrillin family protein encodes MTQIEELKSELRKAIDACNPDGTYDDPTFDKIHDLIGRLVPHTPTPRPLDKQGFVEGPWGSLYAQFGPKHTAGKPIKHETSMKLQSFARFPDIPIKVEDIEQEIRVDGRHYNNVVTIMTPDEQHHATMIVWGRYDIAEETPQRYEVEFYAVELVAPDGVSDEDVQRQFGLDPDFALRQELKPPRLHSDVVYCDDDMRINFGSMGGVYVLRRLQSPGKSVSFG; translated from the coding sequence ATGACGCAAATCGAAGAGCTCAAATCTGAACTCCGCAAGGCGATTGATGCCTGCAATCCCGACGGGACATATGATGATCCGACATTCGACAAGATCCATGACCTGATCGGGCGCCTCGTTCCCCACACGCCTACGCCCCGCCCGCTAGACAAGCAGGGTTTTGTGGAGGGCCCATGGGGATCGCTTTATGCGCAATTTGGACCCAAGCACACGGCAGGCAAGCCGATCAAGCACGAAACGTCAATGAAGCTGCAGAGCTTCGCGCGCTTTCCCGACATTCCCATCAAGGTTGAGGATATCGAGCAGGAAATCCGGGTCGATGGGCGGCACTACAACAACGTCGTGACCATAATGACACCGGATGAGCAGCACCATGCGACGATGATCGTGTGGGGAAGATACGATATCGCCGAAGAAACGCCGCAGCGCTACGAAGTTGAGTTCTACGCCGTGGAATTGGTGGCGCCCGACGGTGTCAGCGATGAGGATGTGCAGAGGCAGTTCGGGCTCGATCCGGACTTCGCACTGAGGCAGGAACTCAAGCCCCCGCGGCTGCATTCGGATGTAGTCTATTGCGATGACGACATGCGGATCAATTTTGGCAGCATGGGTGGGGTTTATGTGCTGCGCCGGCTCCAATCGCCCGGCAAGTCCGTAAGCTTTGGCTGA